In one Leptospira fletcheri genomic region, the following are encoded:
- the prfA gene encoding peptide chain release factor 1 — protein sequence MLDRLEKIQQKYLKISDELTTASQPEELKRLYKERSRLTPLFEKISEYKKLTQDRKEAEELLKTEKDGEMRSMYEEERNSASERIASLEKELEILLLPPDPNSGKNILVEIRAGTGGDEAGLFVADLFRMYTKFADKQGIKHEIIDSSPTGIGGLKEIVFALENDRAYDLFKYEAGTHRVQRIPATESGGRIHTSAVTVAVLPEAEESEVNINENDLRVDVYRSSGSGGQHVNTTDSAVRITHIPTGVVVACQDEKSQHKNKAKAMRILSARILEKQAEEKKAAADALKKQMVGTGDRSERIRTYNFPQGRCTDHRIGFTSHNLSAIMEGDLDDLIGALTEEDRVKRLAESQTH from the coding sequence ATGTTAGATAGACTAGAAAAAATACAACAAAAATACCTGAAAATCTCGGACGAGCTCACCACGGCGTCCCAGCCGGAGGAATTGAAGCGTCTTTATAAGGAACGGTCCCGTCTCACGCCATTATTCGAAAAGATCTCCGAATATAAAAAACTGACCCAAGACAGAAAAGAAGCCGAAGAACTTCTAAAAACGGAAAAGGACGGCGAAATGCGGTCCATGTACGAGGAAGAAAGAAATTCCGCTTCGGAACGGATCGCGTCCTTGGAAAAGGAATTGGAAATTCTACTTCTTCCCCCTGATCCGAACTCCGGAAAGAATATTTTAGTGGAGATCCGAGCGGGAACCGGCGGAGACGAGGCCGGTCTTTTCGTCGCAGACTTGTTCCGCATGTATACCAAATTCGCGGATAAACAAGGAATCAAACACGAAATCATAGATTCCTCTCCGACGGGAATCGGTGGGTTAAAGGAAATCGTTTTCGCTTTGGAAAACGACAGGGCCTATGACCTTTTTAAATACGAAGCGGGGACTCATCGGGTCCAAAGGATTCCGGCGACCGAATCCGGGGGAAGGATTCATACTAGCGCGGTGACGGTTGCCGTCCTGCCGGAGGCCGAGGAATCGGAAGTGAATATAAATGAAAATGATCTGCGCGTGGACGTTTATCGTTCTTCAGGATCCGGCGGGCAACACGTAAATACGACGGACTCCGCGGTTCGGATCACTCATATTCCTACCGGGGTTGTAGTGGCTTGTCAGGATGAGAAGTCCCAACATAAAAACAAAGCCAAGGCGATGCGTATTTTGAGCGCCCGTATTTTGGAAAAGCAGGCGGAAGAGAAAAAAGCCGCCGCGGACGCACTTAAGAAGCAGATGGTGGGCACGGGGGATCGTTCGGAAAGGATCAGGACCTATAATTTCCCTCAGGGGCGTTGTACCGACCATCGTATCGGCTTTACCAGTCACAATTTGTCCGCGATTATGGAAGGTGATTTGGACGATTTGATCGGGGCCCTCACGGAAGAAGACAGAGTAAAACGGCTGGCAGAATCTCAGACCCATTAA
- a CDS encoding TetR/AcrR family transcriptional regulator gives MGRRDRFSEKTRLAKVVKNGKSAEASPKSKPLGLEPRKAPSQKRAIQRVQYILDIVASLLDEVGAEAITTNLIAQKAGIPIGSLYQYFPNKHAILNAVGKRHLERVNEMFMGFLTVEVDEKGWPELIDKVIDAFAHLYLTEPGFVPLWSNIKLDPELEEIDRENNRFIATNVSDLFSKIVPGMKDNPEGEIISRIIVEVTDSVLTRWLREKDDRTLAERILRELKVMLKAYLNHFINEGKK, from the coding sequence ATGGGAAGAAGAGATCGTTTTTCGGAGAAGACCCGGTTGGCCAAAGTAGTAAAAAACGGAAAATCTGCGGAAGCTTCTCCCAAGTCGAAACCGTTAGGATTGGAACCTAGAAAAGCTCCTTCCCAAAAAAGAGCAATCCAGCGAGTTCAATATATTTTGGATATCGTAGCTTCGTTATTGGACGAAGTGGGGGCCGAAGCGATCACGACGAATCTGATCGCACAGAAAGCCGGGATTCCTATCGGTTCCTTGTACCAATATTTTCCAAATAAACATGCCATCCTGAACGCTGTCGGGAAAAGACATCTGGAACGGGTCAACGAAATGTTCATGGGCTTTCTTACCGTGGAAGTGGACGAGAAAGGTTGGCCGGAACTGATAGACAAGGTGATCGACGCGTTTGCGCACCTGTATCTTACGGAACCAGGGTTCGTACCTCTTTGGTCGAATATCAAATTGGATCCCGAGTTAGAGGAAATCGATCGGGAAAACAATCGCTTTATCGCGACCAATGTTTCGGATCTGTTTTCGAAAATCGTTCCCGGGATGAAGGACAATCCGGAAGGAGAAATCATTTCCCGGATCATTGTGGAAGTGACGGATTCCGTTTTGACCCGTTGGCTTAGGGAAAAAGACGATCGAACGCTTGCCGAGAGAATTTTACGGGAATTGAAGGTGATGTTGAAAGCGTATTTGAACCACTTTATAAACGAGGGCAAGAAGTGA
- a CDS encoding rhomboid family intramembrane serine protease, translating to MRAFFFEFPLTASFVLLISISQIVLNAFVPREILEDFFISRPGEFYPWKWIGMAFLHADATHLFWNMLFLFFLGRIVEYKVGVGKWLLFFFMGAFISGFLDSLVRGLFLEDSGPAIGASGAISGLAAVAALLSPFSIRIRKRNYPFPVFALAWVMVYSDITNLFARDQVAHWAHLGGFLSVVFAAYFLNHKERKQLHTGFILNLVFVLLLLILGFFVGGR from the coding sequence GTGAGGGCCTTTTTTTTCGAGTTCCCTTTGACCGCCTCCTTTGTTCTTCTCATTTCGATTTCTCAAATCGTTTTAAACGCATTCGTGCCTCGTGAAATCTTGGAGGATTTTTTCATCAGCCGTCCGGGTGAGTTCTATCCTTGGAAATGGATCGGCATGGCTTTTTTGCACGCCGATGCCACTCATCTCTTTTGGAACATGCTGTTTTTATTTTTCTTAGGGCGCATTGTGGAATACAAGGTGGGAGTCGGAAAGTGGCTGCTTTTCTTTTTTATGGGCGCCTTTATTTCGGGATTCCTCGATTCTCTGGTGAGAGGATTGTTCTTGGAAGACTCCGGCCCTGCGATCGGAGCTTCGGGAGCGATCTCGGGTTTGGCGGCAGTGGCGGCTCTTTTGTCTCCGTTCTCGATTCGAATTCGAAAGCGCAACTATCCCTTTCCTGTTTTCGCTTTGGCGTGGGTCATGGTATACTCGGATATCACGAATCTATTTGCCAGGGATCAGGTGGCCCATTGGGCTCATTTGGGGGGATTCCTTTCGGTCGTCTTTGCCGCCTATTTCCTGAATCATAAGGAACGAAAACAATTGCATACTGGGTTCATTCTGAATCTCGTATTTGTGCTTCTATTGCTCATATTGGGCTTTTTTGTGGGAGGACGTTGA
- a CDS encoding alcohol dehydrogenase catalytic domain-containing protein has translation MEFSAFDYHSDDTFSLSKYRVEGSEQEGWEILRNGESYLTLGKGYRLLKTELCGVCSTDLDRRFLPFPLPQVIGHEVVASDPRTGKKFALEINDTSTARGQGSDIFARRGLFTHSPDRQVLGIDRLPGGFGPYLLAPIGTMVEIGSLSDSEAVLLEPFSASFHAVETSLQRLGSNPKRIAVLGPRRLGSLLLAALNLYRRCQESDFRISSVVKREALKDISFNAGADEVFVFEGLDSGTAISPELSGKKFLKNGTSELIRWKDLKNEFDLVFDTTGAVSGLKISMELTPSVVHRKTTNGQASLGMKNLTELVVDELTIAPLREDFWNLSWGIHPSDEKVWVFLEEKVILSSEEELLLAKAREKGIRFFSGSLSAATNFLASPEFTGDLGRFDFAIVSSLPSIDSVIRPGKADGSSLLRPRGSILVPRRNETQDRFLDWIKNGGNLQSSRCGDFRRTLSALDSHPRFLMELSKLLIAAEFSGEEVPEAYVEARKPDSIKVVVRHGSYGPTNPSSSRRGNS, from the coding sequence GTGGAGTTTTCCGCCTTCGATTATCATAGTGACGATACGTTTTCCCTATCCAAGTATAGAGTCGAAGGTTCGGAACAAGAGGGTTGGGAGATCCTAAGAAACGGAGAATCTTATCTGACTCTAGGGAAAGGATACCGCCTTCTCAAAACGGAATTGTGCGGAGTATGTTCGACGGATTTGGATCGGCGCTTTCTTCCGTTCCCTCTTCCTCAAGTGATCGGTCATGAAGTGGTCGCATCCGATCCTCGGACGGGAAAAAAGTTCGCATTGGAAATCAACGACACTTCGACTGCTCGAGGGCAAGGTTCTGATATTTTTGCCCGACGCGGGCTCTTTACTCATAGCCCCGACCGGCAAGTTCTCGGAATCGATCGTTTACCCGGGGGATTCGGACCTTATTTACTTGCTCCGATCGGAACTATGGTGGAAATCGGATCCTTGTCAGATTCGGAAGCGGTTCTTCTGGAACCTTTTTCCGCCTCCTTCCATGCCGTAGAAACTTCCTTGCAGCGCCTGGGTTCGAATCCGAAACGGATCGCCGTGCTCGGTCCGAGGAGATTGGGTTCCTTGCTTCTCGCAGCTTTAAATCTGTATCGTCGTTGCCAAGAATCGGATTTCAGAATCTCCTCCGTCGTTAAACGGGAAGCGTTAAAAGACATTTCTTTCAATGCGGGTGCGGACGAAGTTTTCGTTTTTGAAGGTTTGGATTCCGGAACTGCAATTTCTCCCGAGTTGTCCGGAAAAAAATTCCTGAAAAACGGAACCTCCGAGCTTATACGTTGGAAAGACTTGAAAAACGAATTCGACTTGGTATTCGATACGACGGGAGCCGTTAGCGGACTGAAAATTTCGATGGAACTTACCCCTTCGGTGGTCCATCGAAAAACGACGAACGGTCAGGCTTCCTTAGGAATGAAAAATCTAACGGAACTCGTGGTGGACGAGCTTACGATCGCGCCGTTACGGGAGGATTTTTGGAATCTTTCCTGGGGAATCCACCCTTCAGACGAAAAGGTTTGGGTGTTTCTGGAGGAAAAAGTGATTTTGTCTTCCGAAGAAGAACTTCTGCTTGCGAAGGCACGAGAAAAAGGGATCCGATTTTTTTCCGGCTCCTTGTCGGCCGCGACGAATTTCTTGGCTTCTCCTGAATTTACGGGAGATCTCGGACGTTTCGACTTCGCCATTGTCTCTTCTCTCCCGTCCATAGATTCAGTGATTCGTCCAGGGAAAGCGGACGGCTCGTCTTTGCTTCGACCGAGAGGATCGATTCTTGTTCCGAGGAGGAACGAAACACAAGATCGGTTTTTGGATTGGATCAAAAACGGAGGAAATTTACAATCGAGTCGATGCGGAGATTTTCGAAGAACTCTTTCCGCTCTGGATTCTCATCCAAGATTTTTAATGGAATTGTCCAAGCTTTTAATTGCAGCCGAATTTTCCGGGGAAGAAGTTCCCGAGGCATACGTTGAGGCTAGAAAACCGGATTCCATAAAAGTGGTTGTCAGACACGGCTCTTACGGACCGACTAACCCTAGTTCTTCCAGGAGGGGAAATTCTTGA
- a CDS encoding NUDIX domain-containing protein, giving the protein MTRHGFFQITQKVFLRRGAELLVLRDRKSGFGDLPGGRMNEDEFYGDWLDSLSRELTEEMGTSCKLRVRPNPIFVHKHRVSEGNHPCIILAYHAEFLEGEIVLSEEHDYIAWVNAETYDPTELFYEYMLDAMLLYQKDFVPLLRDKNFLEGGRIL; this is encoded by the coding sequence TTGACCCGTCACGGTTTCTTTCAGATTACCCAAAAAGTATTTTTACGAAGGGGAGCCGAATTGCTGGTTTTACGGGATCGTAAGTCAGGGTTCGGGGATTTGCCCGGCGGTAGAATGAATGAGGACGAATTTTATGGAGATTGGTTGGACAGTCTTTCTCGGGAACTGACGGAGGAAATGGGAACGTCCTGCAAACTTCGAGTCCGCCCCAATCCGATCTTCGTTCATAAACACCGCGTAAGCGAAGGGAACCATCCGTGTATTATCCTGGCGTATCATGCGGAATTTCTGGAAGGGGAGATCGTTCTCTCCGAAGAACACGATTATATCGCGTGGGTAAACGCGGAAACCTACGATCCGACAGAACTATTTTACGAATACATGTTGGATGCGATGCTTCTCTACCAAAAGGATTTCGTCCCGCTTTTGAGGGATAAAAATTTTCTCGAAGGAGGGCGGATTCTATGA
- a CDS encoding glycosyl hydrolase family 18 protein: MRRFSFTCARIFLIFLFFLCLLAAEPHPHVWYYAIGGDLKKSDFDWQSKFQQNVTICFTGGKIGKDGKITWIEIPAYLLDSGIAKGVRWIPMFAFSSKTEGIRLLKSEHQRKALLGSLVGFFKKYPKYSGIHLDLEGLPSSSANDFKILLKELLPAFRTENRKLTIALFPQIGFSHEPSGFHSEISRIDLADEVVLMSYDLHSPKTKPGPVTGLSWTKENLTLLVKSYSPEQIWLGIPLYGYSWKTERKKPDIITRKSSSRKMAEFGRKKDGIHILENGSEFSSLIVDETDWTILVREFGIRGLAYWRLGF; the protein is encoded by the coding sequence ATGAGACGCTTTTCTTTTACTTGTGCTCGTATATTTCTCATCTTCCTTTTTTTTCTATGTCTCCTGGCCGCAGAACCTCACCCGCATGTGTGGTACTATGCGATCGGTGGCGACCTAAAAAAGAGCGATTTCGATTGGCAGAGTAAATTTCAGCAAAATGTAACAATCTGCTTTACAGGAGGGAAGATCGGAAAAGACGGAAAGATCACTTGGATTGAAATACCGGCTTATCTATTAGACTCCGGAATCGCAAAAGGAGTTCGATGGATCCCTATGTTTGCTTTTTCCTCTAAAACCGAGGGAATTCGCCTTTTGAAATCGGAACACCAGAGAAAGGCACTTCTCGGAAGCCTAGTCGGCTTTTTCAAGAAATACCCGAAGTACTCGGGGATCCATTTGGATTTGGAGGGATTGCCTTCTTCCTCCGCAAATGATTTCAAAATCCTGCTTAAAGAGCTTCTTCCCGCCTTTCGTACGGAAAATAGAAAGCTTACGATCGCTCTCTTTCCTCAGATCGGATTTTCCCACGAACCTTCGGGATTTCATTCGGAAATTTCCCGGATCGATTTAGCAGACGAGGTGGTTTTGATGTCCTACGACTTGCATTCCCCAAAAACGAAACCGGGTCCCGTGACGGGGTTGTCTTGGACAAAGGAAAATTTAACGCTCCTGGTTAAGAGCTATTCTCCAGAGCAGATCTGGCTTGGAATCCCTCTCTACGGTTATTCCTGGAAGACGGAACGGAAAAAGCCGGACATCATTACTCGAAAATCCTCTTCCCGTAAAATGGCGGAGTTCGGTCGAAAGAAAGACGGAATTCACATTCTCGAAAACGGATCCGAGTTTTCCAGTCTGATCGTGGATGAGACGGACTGGACGATACTCGTCCGTGAATTCGGAATCAGAGGATTGGCGTATTGGCGTTTAGGTTTTTAA
- the purT gene encoding formate-dependent phosphoribosylglycinamide formyltransferase yields the protein MKKKILLLGSGELGKEFAIAAQRLGQHIVAVDSYDNAPAMQVSHEREIIDMLDGTALDRVVEKHNPDIIVPEIEAIRTERFYDYEKKGIHVVPSAKAANFTMNRKSIRDLAAETLGLKTAKFSYASSLEELKQATKTLGIPCVVKPLMSSSGKGQSVIWNEGEIESAWTASQTKGRTRASEIIVEEFIRFESEITLLTVTQKSGKTLFCPPIGHRQERGDYQESWQPAEVSDRQLKIAQEMSAKVTKELGGSGIWGVEFFLTKDDVYFSELSPRPHDTGMVTLAGTQNFNEFELHLRAVLGLPIPEIVLVRRGASAVVLSESDGKAPIVSGLDIVAEMPESDLRIFGKPITRKYRRMGVALSYSSKEESLSSLRKRATLIASKIKVD from the coding sequence ATGAAAAAGAAAATACTTCTTCTCGGTTCCGGCGAACTCGGAAAGGAATTCGCCATAGCCGCTCAAAGGTTAGGCCAACACATTGTCGCGGTGGACAGCTACGACAATGCCCCCGCTATGCAAGTGTCCCATGAAAGAGAGATTATAGACATGTTGGACGGAACCGCTCTGGATAGGGTCGTGGAGAAGCATAATCCGGATATCATCGTCCCGGAAATAGAAGCCATACGCACGGAACGATTTTACGATTACGAAAAAAAAGGAATCCATGTAGTTCCCAGTGCAAAGGCCGCTAATTTTACGATGAACCGAAAATCGATTCGGGACCTGGCAGCGGAGACGTTAGGCTTAAAAACGGCTAAGTTCTCTTACGCATCCAGTTTAGAGGAACTCAAGCAAGCGACGAAAACGTTGGGCATCCCTTGCGTAGTCAAACCTCTGATGTCTTCTTCCGGAAAAGGACAATCCGTAATTTGGAACGAAGGCGAGATAGAATCCGCATGGACCGCCTCCCAAACGAAAGGGAGAACCAGAGCCTCGGAAATCATCGTCGAGGAATTTATTCGCTTCGAATCCGAAATCACCCTTCTCACGGTCACTCAAAAATCGGGGAAGACTTTGTTTTGCCCTCCCATCGGTCATCGCCAAGAACGGGGAGATTATCAGGAAAGCTGGCAACCTGCCGAGGTTTCGGATCGACAATTGAAAATCGCCCAAGAAATGTCCGCCAAAGTCACGAAGGAACTCGGAGGTTCCGGAATTTGGGGAGTCGAATTCTTTTTGACCAAAGATGATGTGTATTTTTCCGAACTTTCTCCTAGGCCGCACGATACCGGAATGGTTACTCTTGCAGGGACCCAGAATTTCAACGAATTCGAACTGCATTTGCGTGCGGTGTTGGGACTTCCGATTCCGGAAATCGTCCTCGTTCGCAGAGGCGCAAGCGCCGTTGTTCTTTCGGAATCGGACGGAAAAGCTCCGATCGTAAGCGGCCTAGACATCGTTGCGGAAATGCCCGAATCCGATCTGAGAATCTTCGGGAAACCGATCACAAGAAAATACAGAAGAATGGGAGTGGCCCTATCCTATTCGAGCAAGGAAGAGTCGCTCTCCTCTCTTCGAAAGCGGGCCACTCTGATCGCTTCCAAAATCAAGGTGGATTAA
- a CDS encoding fructosamine kinase family protein codes for MALTNTRNEELIRDGLERLGLLSPTKKVEVAFHSSSLFELYAVSFRDGSRVAVKVIPKKEMAETEAEGLEQLCRLGVRVPECFGTVDLGKVSLLAMEFIEVGSGAGFREDLIASLKNLYRREFGSWGWKRDNFVGSLPQKNGWFSNFDEFFWQVRLKPQLDLAQGRKLLTEKDINSVRNVFEKFSIEWGFNRVQPRLIHGDLWSGNILQGRNGHAYLIDPSVSYSHPEQDLAMLQLFGSPLNLEEMQDILSTSGLDDPGNLKDRIQFWQIYPILVHINLFGASYLTSLRHILRYYGAN; via the coding sequence ATGGCTCTCACGAATACTCGAAATGAGGAGTTGATCCGAGACGGATTGGAAAGACTGGGCCTACTTTCCCCTACTAAAAAGGTGGAAGTGGCCTTTCACTCTTCCAGTCTTTTCGAACTATATGCCGTTAGTTTTCGGGACGGGTCGAGAGTGGCTGTCAAAGTCATTCCTAAAAAGGAAATGGCGGAAACCGAAGCGGAAGGGCTGGAACAGCTTTGTCGTCTAGGAGTTCGGGTGCCGGAGTGTTTTGGCACCGTGGACCTAGGAAAGGTTTCCTTACTGGCTATGGAATTCATAGAGGTCGGCTCCGGAGCAGGATTTCGAGAAGATCTGATCGCAAGCTTAAAAAACCTCTATCGTAGGGAATTCGGTTCCTGGGGATGGAAACGGGACAATTTCGTCGGATCCCTTCCGCAGAAAAATGGGTGGTTTTCCAACTTCGATGAATTCTTCTGGCAGGTCCGTTTAAAGCCTCAATTGGATTTGGCCCAAGGTAGAAAACTTCTCACCGAAAAAGACATCAACTCCGTTCGTAACGTTTTTGAAAAATTCTCGATCGAGTGGGGATTTAATAGGGTTCAACCTAGATTGATTCACGGAGACCTTTGGTCTGGAAATATTTTGCAAGGAAGGAACGGACATGCTTATCTGATCGATCCCTCCGTCTCGTATTCTCATCCGGAACAGGATTTGGCCATGCTTCAACTTTTCGGTAGTCCTTTGAATTTGGAAGAGATGCAGGACATCTTATCCACATCGGGTTTGGACGATCCGGGAAATCTGAAGGATAGAATTCAATTTTGGCAAATCTATCCGATTCTAGTCCATATAAATCTTTTCGGAGCTTCCTATTTAACTAGCCTTCGACATATTCTTCGTTACTACGGGGCAAATTAA